A genomic segment from Methanoplanus limicola DSM 2279 encodes:
- a CDS encoding ArsR/SmtB family transcription factor produces the protein MDNFGLDKNLPCSIEKNLCDCGGIKGLIDAIPEKDEILEMSGLFSAASDPIRMTILEMLNIHKLCVCIIKQALEIPDSKLSYHLKILQNSGLIRGEAEGTWIIYRLTEKGEIFMDKLSTLKISETSI, from the coding sequence TTGGACAACTTTGGACTTGACAAAAACCTTCCATGCAGTATTGAAAAAAACCTGTGTGATTGCGGCGGGATAAAAGGTCTTATAGATGCAATACCCGAAAAAGATGAGATACTGGAGATGAGCGGGCTTTTTTCAGCAGCATCAGACCCAATCAGAATGACAATTCTTGAAATGTTGAATATTCATAAATTATGCGTCTGCATCATCAAACAGGCACTTGAAATTCCGGATTCAAAACTTTCATACCACCTTAAAATACTTCAGAACTCAGGGCTTATCAGAGGTGAAGCAGAAGGCACCTGGATAATTTACAGACTGACAGAAAAAGGCGAGATATTTATGGATAAACTATCCACTCTTAAAATATCAGAAACATCCATATAG
- the artA gene encoding archaeosortase A, whose product MIQTLLASISFAGFLLFLFPGKYKKIFASAGWIFLVASVFANFPEYFSENNIAYPIVAFLSLPVLLITVKKCLAENENIIMLTRGAAIAYLIFAPFAYIPVLGDTLILLNVKMTETVFTALGFTYSLPEWNMFMHDIFRVEIVLGCTGIQAIAIMTGAVFTAKSGIKQKLISVVAVVALIILMNLIRNVFVIISYTKQWFPFLPEIASNGQFGYESYFWAHNIISEFGLSLLTLIAVGYTIILINPKIAIFIKNIADIYYRGLKDLSEEIRR is encoded by the coding sequence ATGATTCAGACCTTGCTTGCATCAATTTCATTTGCAGGTTTTCTTCTATTTCTCTTTCCGGGGAAGTACAAAAAAATATTTGCCTCCGCAGGATGGATATTTCTGGTTGCCTCAGTATTTGCAAACTTCCCGGAATATTTTTCAGAGAATAATATCGCATATCCCATAGTGGCATTCCTGTCCCTTCCTGTACTTTTAATTACAGTAAAAAAATGCCTCGCAGAGAATGAAAATATAATAATGCTCACAAGGGGTGCAGCAATAGCTTACCTCATCTTCGCACCCTTTGCCTATATACCCGTTCTTGGAGATACCCTCATACTCCTCAATGTAAAGATGACTGAAACTGTTTTCACAGCTCTCGGATTCACCTATAGCCTGCCGGAATGGAATATGTTTATGCATGACATATTCAGAGTCGAAATTGTGCTGGGATGCACAGGCATTCAGGCGATAGCTATTATGACGGGCGCGGTTTTTACTGCCAAATCCGGAATTAAGCAGAAGTTAATCTCAGTTGTGGCTGTTGTTGCCCTTATCATTCTGATGAATCTCATAAGAAATGTCTTTGTAATAATTTCATATACCAAACAGTGGTTTCCTTTCCTGCCCGAGATCGCATCAAACGGACAGTTCGGTTATGAAAGTTACTTCTGGGCGCATAATATCATATCTGAATTCGGACTTTCCCTCCTGACCCTCATCGCAGTCGGATATACAATCATTCTAATAAACCCCAAAATTGCGATCTTCATAAAAAATATTGCAGATATATACTACCGGGGCCTAAAAGATCTCTCAGAAGAAATCAGAAGATAA
- a CDS encoding response regulator — protein sequence MKEFSILIVEDDAIISMDIEQRVQKLGHKVVGVVDRAEKAFRAIIEKKPDLILMDINLKGGMDGISIADRLYKDMGTRVIYITAYSDEGMKERADKTNPLGYIVKPIRENELNRVLAAAESELSES from the coding sequence ATGAAGGAATTCTCGATTTTGATTGTTGAGGACGATGCTATAATATCAATGGATATAGAGCAGAGAGTTCAGAAGCTTGGCCATAAGGTTGTCGGGGTGGTTGATCGTGCAGAGAAGGCTTTTCGTGCAATAATTGAAAAAAAGCCGGATCTCATTCTGATGGATATCAATCTCAAGGGCGGGATGGACGGAATATCCATTGCCGACAGGCTGTACAAGGATATGGGTACAAGGGTAATATATATTACAGCATATTCTGATGAGGGTATGAAGGAAAGGGCCGATAAGACGAATCCTTTGGGTTATATTGTCAAACCAATCCGTGAAAATGAACTTAACAGGGTTCTGGCAGCCGCGGAATCTGAACTGTCGGAAAGTTAG
- a CDS encoding histidine kinase dimerization/phosphoacceptor domain -containing protein, whose amino-acid sequence MTKINNDNFSVKYCSEILDSITFSLIATDKGGTIIWANKEALKTFGDENSYLCGENITELFSRNKTGNKGEINIEDFIPEKSGNSEYIILDKRAYEISKSTAGPKNEILLHTISDITPLYNSGVGLSKMKRIFNDIFESVKFPVAIIDENKEEPGFRVIKTNGIFKETFMRQKPGSDRDIEEDICRSIPEICRLCPERLRIVRRWKTSSETDIYIESLNRYFHLIMLPSFFMDQIILLLIDITDSKNMLSLMQNSLKEKNLMLSEMHHRVKNNLQIIKSLLRMQISEEEENESASALKEAESRIFSMAMVHESVYESDNYSRIEAGPHFEKLFRQTIQNYAPEKNIEHLINAEKCTFTVETGLPLSIAINELLIYSAKKSFKSTEKGRITISVICDRNFAEIIYSDSGSCPEESEIQEIISGKSERSLGIELVKNIITAQLEGEFSIEPVNGDEQNYMIKMKFPVS is encoded by the coding sequence ATGACAAAAATAAACAATGACAATTTTTCTGTAAAATACTGCTCTGAAATACTGGACAGTATTACCTTCTCCCTGATTGCAACTGATAAAGGGGGCACCATCATCTGGGCAAACAAAGAGGCTTTAAAAACTTTTGGTGATGAAAACAGCTACCTCTGCGGGGAAAATATTACTGAGTTATTCAGCAGAAATAAAACCGGAAATAAAGGAGAAATAAATATTGAAGATTTTATTCCGGAAAAATCCGGAAACAGCGAATATATCATACTGGATAAGAGGGCCTACGAAATCAGTAAGAGCACAGCCGGCCCAAAAAATGAAATATTACTCCATACAATATCCGATATTACACCACTTTACAACTCCGGAGTTGGCTTATCAAAGATGAAGAGGATATTTAACGATATTTTTGAGAGCGTTAAATTTCCGGTTGCGATAATCGATGAAAATAAAGAAGAACCCGGTTTTAGAGTAATAAAAACCAATGGAATTTTTAAAGAAACTTTTATGCGGCAAAAACCAGGTTCTGACAGAGATATTGAAGAGGATATATGCAGAAGCATACCTGAAATATGCAGACTCTGCCCTGAAAGATTAAGAATTGTCAGAAGATGGAAGACAAGTTCTGAGACTGATATCTACATAGAATCCCTAAACAGGTATTTCCACCTCATTATGCTCCCTTCATTTTTCATGGACCAGATAATTCTGCTCCTGATTGATATTACAGATTCAAAAAATATGCTCTCATTAATGCAGAATTCCCTGAAAGAAAAGAATCTTATGCTCTCAGAGATGCACCACAGGGTAAAGAACAATCTACAGATCATCAAAAGCCTTCTTAGAATGCAAATTTCAGAAGAGGAGGAGAACGAATCAGCATCTGCACTGAAAGAGGCAGAGAGCAGAATATTTTCAATGGCCATGGTACACGAGAGTGTATATGAATCTGACAATTACTCCCGCATTGAAGCCGGTCCGCACTTTGAAAAATTATTCCGGCAGACAATTCAGAATTATGCTCCGGAAAAAAATATTGAACACCTGATAAATGCTGAAAAATGTACATTTACGGTTGAAACAGGATTACCGCTCAGTATTGCCATAAATGAACTGCTTATATATTCAGCAAAAAAATCATTTAAAAGTACAGAGAAAGGCCGGATAACAATATCAGTTATATGTGACCGGAATTTTGCCGAAATAATATATAGTGACAGCGGCAGCTGCCCGGAAGAGAGTGAAATTCAGGAGATCATCTCCGGGAAGTCGGAGAGATCCCTTGGCATTGAACTTGTAAAAAATATAATTACTGCACAGCTTGAAGGTGAATTCAGCATAGAACCTGTAAACGGAGATGAACAGAATTACATGATTAAAATGAAATTTCCTGTCAGTTAG
- a CDS encoding sensor histidine kinase produces MSRQIEESKRELSRVMELLKDEPRGLSITDISRLLNMNRNSVSKYLNMLLISGKVDMRSIGVAKVYFLSHRVPISAMLDYSSDAIVVLDEKQKVVQANDNFISFTGYNRNELIGLRIPDSSLPVVTNPTVLKTINDLLRGEGEAKEIEWEDESGDFFYLVKLIPTVFDEGNPGVTIILEDVTEIRKALREKELLIDEIHLRVRNNLQVISSLLNMQSQGIEDEQSKEALSEAQMRLSALALVHENLHYSSDQQHINVAEYVKSLAEDISSGINTDCSGIDVEISADMDLGIDLSIPFGMMVNELLTNSFRHAFPDKKSGRITVTLKKAAPSVYTLTFEDNGTGFPEDFDRKNITSLGLSLVKNIAERQLSGSMDIITGKGTRIIINFAEENN; encoded by the coding sequence ATGTCAAGACAAATTGAAGAGAGTAAGCGGGAACTTTCAAGAGTTATGGAACTCCTGAAGGATGAGCCGAGAGGACTTTCAATAACAGATATTTCAAGACTGCTGAATATGAACCGGAATTCGGTCTCAAAATATCTTAATATGCTTCTCATATCCGGAAAAGTTGATATGAGGAGTATTGGCGTTGCAAAAGTATATTTTCTCTCTCACAGGGTTCCAATCTCTGCGATGCTTGATTATTCCTCCGATGCGATTGTTGTTCTGGATGAGAAGCAGAAGGTTGTCCAGGCCAATGATAATTTCATATCTTTTACCGGATACAACAGGAATGAACTGATAGGTCTGAGAATTCCTGACTCCTCCCTTCCTGTAGTTACAAATCCGACTGTCCTTAAAACAATAAATGACCTTCTCAGGGGAGAAGGCGAAGCAAAAGAGATAGAGTGGGAAGATGAGTCCGGGGATTTTTTCTACCTTGTAAAACTAATACCGACAGTTTTTGATGAGGGTAATCCGGGAGTTACGATCATTCTTGAGGATGTAACTGAGATCAGAAAGGCGCTGCGTGAGAAGGAGCTCCTGATTGATGAGATACATCTAAGGGTCAGGAATAACCTCCAGGTGATCTCCAGCCTTCTTAATATGCAGTCACAGGGCATTGAGGATGAACAGTCAAAGGAGGCATTATCGGAGGCGCAGATGAGGCTATCAGCCCTGGCGCTCGTTCATGAAAACCTTCATTATTCATCAGATCAGCAGCATATCAATGTAGCTGAGTATGTAAAAAGCCTTGCAGAGGATATATCATCCGGAATTAACACTGACTGTTCAGGAATTGATGTTGAGATAAGTGCCGATATGGACCTTGGGATTGATCTCTCCATACCGTTTGGGATGATGGTCAATGAACTTCTGACAAACTCTTTCAGGCATGCCTTTCCGGATAAGAAAAGCGGCAGAATAACAGTCACGCTTAAGAAGGCTGCACCATCAGTTTATACATTGACTTTTGAAGATAACGGAACAGGTTTCCCGGAAGATTTCGACAGGAAGAATATTACATCTCTTGGTCTGTCTCTGGTTAAAAATATTGCAGAGAGGCAGCTTTCAGGGTCAATGGATATCATCACCGGAAAAGGAACCAGAATAATAATTAATTTCGCAGAGGAGAATAACTGA